ACAGCTTAGGTGGCAATTCCTGGTTTTCCCTGCTTGACCAAGGAAAAGCATATCACCAGGGGTTCATGTCTGAAGACAGCAGACCACTGACAGCCTTTGTTACCCCCTGGGGACTCTATGAGTGGGTCTGCATTCCGTTTGGCTTAATAAATGCCCCGGCGGCCTTTCAGCGATGTATGGAGGAGTGCTTGGAGGGTCTCCGGGATGGAATTTGCATTCCGTACCTGGACGATGCGCTGGTTTTCAGCAAAACCTTCGACAGACATGTGAGTGACATATGAAAAGTGCTGCAGCGCCTCCGAGAGTATGGCATCAAGCTCAAGCAAAGTAAGTAAATGCGATATATTCAAACATGAGGTCCGCTACTTGGGGAGACTTATGCCAGCTGAGGGCAGTAGGGTTGATCCTGCTGACTTTGAAGCTGTGCGAGCATTGAAAGATGTCAGACCACAAACTGTGGACCAGCTAAGGAAAATACTTGGTCTACTGAGCTACTACTGACAGTACGTCAAAGATTTCTCTAGAATAGCCAGCTCTCTGTATGATTTGCAGAAATAGAACCCAGAAGATGGTGCCGCTGTGCCTCACAATACCAGAAAAGCGAAATCAAAGATAAACAACCACATTGTGCCTTCAAGGAAGCCCATCACTTGGACTGACATGCACCAGAGTGTACTTGAACAACTGATTGACTGCCTGCTTCATCCACCTGTGCTAGGTTTTCCTGATTTCTCTCTTCCATTTATCTTACACACGGATGCATCTAACCAAGGCTTGGGGGCAGTATTGTATCAAACGCAAGATGACAAGCTTAGAGTGATTGCTTATGGTTCTCGTACCCTAACTGCAGCTGAGAAGAGCTATCACCTCCACTCTGGAAAGCTAGAGTTTCTAGCCTTGAAATGGTCAATCACTGAAAAATTTTGTGATTATTTATACTACGCCCCAACCTTCACCATGTATAGTGATAATAATCCTCTAACCTATGTCTTGTCAACTGCGAAGTTGAACGCCACCACTTCCAGATGGGTAGCAGAGTTAGCAGATTTTCACTTTACAATCAAATACAGACCAGGGAAGGAGAATATTGACGCAGATGCTTTGTCTAGGATGCCTCTTGATGTGGAGTCACTGATGAAGGGGTGTTGTCAGGAGCTGTCGTCTGATGCCATTGGAGCAACCATTCAAGCTGTTGAGGTACAGAACGACTCTAATGCCTCTTGGTCACTGTCAATTGCAGCTAAGTCGTCATCAGTTGAAACTGATTCAGCCACTGCATCCATTGTCCCCTTGTCAAAAAAGGAATTGAGAGAGGCACAAAAGTCTGACCCAACCATCTTCCCAGTGCTAGACTACAAACTATCAGGTTCTAAGCCACCAGCAAAAGAACTGAAAACATTCAGTCCAAAAACAAGATGCCTCCTCAGAGAATGGGAAAAACTCAAATTAGACAGTGAAGGCATTCTGCACAGAACCGCTGCAGCACGCAAACAACTAGTCCTACCAGAGCAATACAAAATGACTGTACTGCAGGAACTCCATAATGATATGGGCCACCAAGGTGTCGACCGCACAGTATCTCTGGTACGTGATCGTTTCTTTTGGCCGTACATGCAGTCAGAGATAGAGCATTATGTAACTAAAGCATGCACCTGTCTCAAGCAGAAGAAGCCCAGTCACGACACAAGAGCCCCACTGACAAATATAGTGACAACACAGCCCTTCGAGCTTGAGTCTCTTGATTTTCTTCATCTCGACTGATGTCAAGGCGGATATGAGTATATACTCATCATTGTAGACCATTTCACGCACTTTGGTCAAACGTACGCCACCACATCAAAGTCAGGGAAGACAGCTGCCAACCTCCTCTTCAATGATTTTGCATTGAGATTCGGGTTTCCATCTCATATCCACCATGATCAAGGGGGAGAGTTCGAAAATCAGCTCTTTTCCCAGTTGAAGAAGTACTGTGGTGTTACTGGTTCCAGAACAACTCCCTATCACCCGCCATGAAACAGGTAGGTGGAGCACATGAATAGGACACTGTTGCAGATGCTCAAaacactcactgacacacaaaaGTCAAACTGGAAAGAATCCCTGAACAAACTAATGTATGCCTATAATTGTACACGCTGTGAGGTGACAGGATACTCACTGTTTTACCTCCTATATGGGCGTTCACCCAGACTTCCAGTTGACATGCTGTTCGGCCTGACTTCAGAGTCAGACTCAAGCAACCTGCGAGACTACGTAGAGAAATGGAAGCGTGGTATGGAAGAAGCATATGCTATTGCGAGCAAAAGCGCCCAGAAGGCTGCGGAAAGGAGTAAAAAACACTACAACAGCCGGGTCAGGAGCTCAGTGCTACAGCCAGGCAAGCGGGTGCTGATAAAGAATCTAACACCCAGAGGGGGACCAGGTAAACTCCGCAATTACTGGGAAGACAATATCCACACCATTGTGCGACAGGTCGGGCCTGACTTGCCCATTTACGAAGTGAGACTAGAACAAGGTAAAGGGTGCTCCAGAGTTTTGCACAGAAATCTTCTAATGCCCTATGATCATTTGCCTTTTGAGGTGCCACCAGACTCTACAATCAGCAAAAGACAGCCAAAACCAAAAATGTtgcagcagctcctctctcctcctcgggACTCTgatgaagacagtgatgatgagtATGACTTTCATTATGTGCCACCCCAAGGTCACACAGGTCAAAATATCACTGACGACAGACATGGTGAACAGGATGAACGAGAGGCAGAGCCTGAGGATAGGGCCCTGCCAGAGGAGCAAAATGATGGAGTACTGGAACTAGCTGCACCGCCAACGCCACCAGCTGAGGAGAATCAGGAGGAGGAGCTCAACTTACCTGCTGATGAACCAGTGCCTCCATCTCCTTCGTCGAGTAATGCTGGTGATGCTGAAGGACAAGCCTACCGAGTAcctctgagagagagatggccgCCTCAAGTCTTCACGTATGACCAGTTAGGGACTCCTGCCTGCTACAGTGCTGGGCAAGCAAACAGTGCCCAGCCCCCACAGCTATTGTCCCTTTTCATCACGCCCAGACTGGTTTCATGgctgcctcagcctcagccatATTTCTACCAGCCCCCCTATGTGTATGGACTCCAGTGAATGTGAGCCTACAGACTGTGGACATGTGACATACTGTTGACACTGACTATTGCCATGGACAATTCACAGACTGTTCATATGGATCATTGCCATGGACAATTCATGGACTGTTGGCATAGACTAATTCACTGGACTGTGAATGGACTGTTGATACTGACTATTGCCTATTGCCAACTGACTATTGACAATTTGTGAACTGTTGACTTTGACTGTTACAACCAATGCATAACATGTTGGAAACAACTGTGCTTATGGACTGTTGATATGGGATCGTGCAATGACCTTTTGACACTCTGCATGGACTGTTGCCAGATTATAGATCATGGACAGTTGACTCACTATGTGTTGGACATTTGAATGGACTGTGACCTTTGACTTATGACCAGTGAtgacgtttgtttttttttcaggtcaGGTACTCAAGCAGTAGCCTACATCAGGCCATGCTATAGAACAACGCATGAAAATCAATATTAGCTACTTTTATCCAACAATAGGCCTATATGATTGATTTTTATAACTTATTTAGGTTTTATTTGAGCTATTAGGCCACACACTGCTTATCACTTACCATGCTGTGGTCATTCACTGTAGGCCTAAATACAGCACAAAGAATCCTCATGTCTGGCAACCAGCCAGCCAAATGGCTAGCTGACCCCCAGCTTATTTGATATGGTCAGTTCTGGTGTAGATCTGTCAGCAGAAATTATTCTATAGTTGAAGTCTACTGTCTAGTAGCACTGAATGCTGtcacaaaataaacacactttACCCTCCTGTCGTCATACATAAAACTTAAATGTTATGAACTGTCAAATTGTTTCAAGTCTCAAACACATTTAGAAAAACTATACATTCATGAAAAGATTGCATTGCATGATCAGGTTAAAATttcacaactttattccagcaGACAAATATACCTACATAGATTTCAATAACATTTGTATGCAAttatgtgaaatgataaatgaattAGTAGGCTACTTTGAGAAATGAATTAGGCCTAGTACTGTAAGAATTGATAAATTCAGTTATGTCCATTCCTCGCGGCAGGGGGAGAAGCGCAGCAGGAAGCGGAGCTCCATCCAGGCTGACCAGTCACCAGACTGTCCTCTCCCTGGCATGGAAGTATATCCTGGATGTCCCTGGATGAGAGAAATAAACCTGTACTCCATTGTTGTAAGACGTTAATGGCATACACCTAACCATACAATTATATTTATTCTGAAATATTTGTTTGAAGTAAGTGATTATTGACTCATTGGTATTTATCAACAACATATCGgctattatggttattttgtgctatgggtcAGTTAAGTCCTACTTAGCCTATACTGCAcctttaaactttattgatctcaaAGGTAAAACTGGGACAGCCACCTCTACCAATGCCATGGGATCATTGCTCATTGCAACATTAAGTTGGCATCAACATGCTAATCAATGAATGTTAACACTTTGTATGCCAGATTGGACACATTGTCGGCTAACACAGGTTTTCCTTAGAATTAGAACTGTGCTTATAAGTGCTAATTAGTGCCCAGGACAGCTGCTGTGGGAATGAGGAAGCAATACTTCCTGCTATCTGGAGTCTGGGCAATGTTATTTGTTGAAATATGTATAAAACCGTATATAAATTTGAAGATGTGGGTATGGCTCTTTAGAGCATGAGGCCTCAGCTAATGTTCATCATTAGTGGGGAGTTATTCCTTTTGTTAAGGAAGAGCTTTGGAAATCAAGAAAATAAATGGATTTTAAAAGTATGAGGTCCCAACCAACATATGTCAGTAAATGATTTGATGCAGAATGTTCttaaaaagacataaaaaataaacaaattaattaattaataggTAAGACAACTAGGCTACTATAAATCACAAATTGTGGAAAATAACAAActctaaaaacacatttttaataaacTCAAAGCATGACTGTACATTTATGTGTCTTACTAATGGTGATGATGTGATTCTGAGATGTTTGCAatgttttatctgcaaaaaaatgaaaaagaaagaaaagtccAGAGTCTGTGATGATGAAAGAAGATCAAAGAGCAAATAGCCTATATTTGCCCCATAGATAAAAGGAGGTCCAGCATCCTGAATTTGGAGAGTCCAGGTCATTCACATGAAGCTGATACAACCAAGCCACAAGGTAAGATTTGTCTCTACACCTCTAGGAATCAAATTCTGCTATTAATTGGATTTATAGTGGATTTATAGTGTGAATCTTCAAGTTTGTTTCCATTTTAGTCTACAGAGCTCTACCTCAGCCagttttctgttgctgttttcaatgttattttcatcttattcctaatattttgttttttgttggctTTCTCCCACAAATAAAAAGTATGAGGCCTATTTTTTTATTCGTTATATTTATTAATTAGAGGATGGAGAAATATGGCAGAAGTATGAGGCTGAGGTTTAGTTCTTTTTGTAAAGTTTTTGTACAATATTATCTGCAATGcacttgtgattttttttcagatggAGAAGTTCTTACTTCTGATGGTGATGTTTGCAACATGTTATGCAGCACCTCAAGGTTTGTCAACCATTGTTGTTCAATCAATAAGTTTACACTAATATTTTTGAGTAATTTGCtgcactgtttttttctgttttatccaAACACAGAATATATTGTTTGAGACAGTGTATGTGTAGTTATAAAccttttcttgctctctctcctgtcacttgaactctgacctgtctgtcctgtctgagtttgttggtttgttttctcCCCTGTGCAGATCTCTCAGGCAAAGTGTTCGTCTTTCCTAGAGAGACCAGCACAGCTCATGTCAAACTACTGACATCTAGAAACAAATTCAATTCTGTGACAGCCTGCCTCAGGTAAATACAGaagagtattagggccattgtaggtgacttttttttttttaccgcagccggggggaggggggtaatattctgagaaaaaactcagaaattctcagattaaagtcagaaatgtgcaaaaaaaaaatgctgaaatttgcaagaaaaaaaatgctgaaatttGTAAGAAAAAGCTCAAGtggagttttttttctctcaaatttctGAATTTAATCTCCGaacatttttttctcacaaatttttgagttttttcttgcaaatttctgactttaatctcagaatatTACCCTCTCCCCCAGggttcagtaaaaaaaaaatcacctacaATCTGGATCTAATACTCTTCCATACATAAATGTGTTATTATCAGTTAAGAATTGCAGAAAGGTCATATTATCCATTATGTTTTTGATTAAATGCTTCCCTACATCTCTCACCATTGGCCGATCTGTTCAGATTCTTCACAGATCTCAGCAGAAACTATGGGCTCTTCTCTTTGGCTACTCCCGCCCACAGCAATGACTTTgtgcttttcaaaataaactcAGAGGATGTGATTAGGATGCATGCTCGGGACGGGGGCACAGACTTCTTGGCGCTGTCCTTGGAACGTAACACCTGGCACTCCCTGTGCGCCACCTGGACCTCCGACACCGGGGTGGCTCAGCTGTGGGTGGACGGCAAGCCGACCGTCAAAAGATTCATCCACTCCGGACAGCCCATCACCGGAGCTCCCATCACCATCCTCGGCCAAGAGCAGGACTCTTACGGCGGGGGTTTTGATGCTACCCAGTCTTTCATCGGCATGCTCTCTGATGTCCACATGTGGGACTATGTGCTCTCGCCCAGTGAGATCCAGCGCTACGTGGATGACATGAACTTCACTCCAGGGAATATCTTCAACTGGAGAGCGCTGGAGTTTCAGATCACAGGGCAAATCCTGGTGGAAGAGAAGCAGGAAAGCAGAATACAGCAGTGACACATGTAAAACAGTCAATTAGTCACTGGTGGTCACCCTACTGGTTACAGCATGCATGTTAGCCAGTAGCCTATATACTATGTTGTGCACTCTTATGTTATGcaataactaaaataaataaattgtcaaaagttcatgttgtgttttttccacatATCATGGGAATCAAACTCCAGTCCATCTGCCCTCCCTGCATGTGGCTGGGCGATAATatcgtttatcatctttcagtgaaatcatatcgtgatgatataaTGATTTGGGGATATCTTGACACATAATTCTGCTGTTTAAATTTATGACagcaagcaaattttatttaaaacctCTGACAAAAATTAGGTattaaacattttaaggaatattattttaaaaaatcagttttgtttgacatcacacccaacattaccatttggttcaatgggatgaacattgaTTTGATTAAGGTGATTTTGCATAAGTGagccatatcatgatatatatatgtattgatATCGAAAAATATAATGATTaacgtgatattgatttcaacaatATCACCCAGCCTTAGGCTGAAGCATCACAACCAGATGAACACGTGCTAGCACATCCAAAGAATAAAGAGGTAGACagataatttacattttactgaTCTACTTTGCAGCAGTACATCAAATATTTGTCTAAAACAGCCTTCTTCACAGCCTGGGGAAGAGATTATGGCTACATTCTATATGATTATAAATAGTCAGAGacaagaaagaaggaaagaaagaaaaagagagaaagtacaCAGTCTGTGATGATGAAAGATCAAAGATAGAGCAAATAGCCTAACCTAGCGTGACTGTAAATTTATGTGTTTTACTAATGGTGATGATGTGATTCTGAGATGTTTTATTACAATGTTTggtctgcaaaaaaaaaagatagaaagaaagaaaagtccACAGTCTGTGATGATAAAGAAGATCAAAGAGCAAATAGCCTAGCCTACTTGCCTCACAAATAAAAGGAGGTTTTGAATTTGGGGGTCCAGGTCATTCACACGCAGATGATACAACCAAGCCACAAGGTAAGATTTGTCTCTACACCTCTAAGAATCAAAACCTGCTATCAATCTAATTGGATTTATAGCGTGAATCTTCATGTTTGTTTCCATTTTAGTCTACAGAGGTCTACCTCAGCCACTTCTCTCATGCTTTTGttatgttaaaatgttatttccATCTTATtcctaatgttttgttttctattggCTCTCTCCCTTTACGGTATCTTTGACAAATTATGCAGCTAAAGTGATAAAATCTCATGACCATAATGCTACAGGAGAATGAGTTCACAGGTCATGTTAAACAATATTATCTGCAATGCAATTGTGACTTAAaacttcaattttttttttatctcagatGGAGAAGCTCTTACTTCTGATGGTGCTGTTTGCAACATGTTATGCAGCACCTCAAGGTTTGTCATTGTTCAATCAAGTCTGTGATTACCCAATATATTGAAACTAGTAGGCTATTTGTGAGTGATTTGCTGCacagttttttctgtttcattcaaaCACAGAATATATTGTTTGAGACAGTGTATGTGTAGTTATAAACCTTTTCTTGCCTTCTCTCCTGTCACTTGAACTCTGACTGGCCTGTCTGAGTTTGTTGGTTTGGTTTTCTCCCCTGTGCAGATCTCTCAGGCAAAGTGTTCGTCTTTCCTAAACAGACCAGCACAGCTCATGTCAAACTACtgacaaataaaagcaaattcaACTCTGTGACAGCCTGCCTCAGGTAAACGTGGTATTATCAGTAAAGAATTGCAGAAAGGTCATATTGTTCATTATGTTTTTGATTAAATTCTTCCTTGCATCTCTCACCGTTGGCCGATCTGTTCAGATTCTTCACAGATCTCAGCAGACAATATTCGCTCTTCTCTTTGGCTACTCCGTCCCACAGCAATGactttttgatttttaaaataaactCAAAAGATGAGATTGACGCATCTGTTCGGGGCAAGAACGCACGCTTCTTGGCCGTGTCCTTGGAACGGAACGCCTGGCACTCCATGTGCGCCACCTGGACCTCCGACACCGGGGTGGCTCAGCTGTGGGTGGACGGCAAGCCGACCGTCAAAAGATTCATCCACTCCGGACGTCCCATCACCGGGCGTCCCATCACCATCCTCGGCCAAGAGCAGGACTCTCACGGCGGGAAGTTCGATGCTCAACAGTCTTTCATCGGCATGATCTCTGAGGTCCACATGTGGGACTATGTGCTCTCGCCCAGTGAGATCCAGCTCTACATGAGCAGCGACCACTTCATTCCAGGGAATGTGTTCAACTGGAGAGAGCTGGAGTTTGAGATTATAGGGTTAGTACTGGTGGAAGACGAGCACGGGACATAGGCCCGATACAGGAGCAACACAAGTAAAACAGTCAGTCACTGGTCACCCTACTGGTTAGAGCAGGCACTATAGCCAATGTTGTGCACTCTTATGTTatgcaataaataatataatactgaAATTAGAAAATTGTTGTAAATGTTGTAGTTTTTTTCACACATCATGGAAATCAAACTTACACATATCATTCAAAGCCAGTCAGTCTGATAAgcttattttgtttaaaaaccctgacaaaatgaggtatgaaacattttaaggaatagtatttgaaaatttcagttttgtttgacatggcACCCAACATTATCATTTGGTTCAAttggatgaacattaatttgattaaggtgattttgcatacgtgagccatatcatgatatatatatatacatatttcaatattggaaaaaaaaatcatgattaTCATGATGTTGATTTCAActatattgcccagccctaggCTGAAGCATCACCATCATAACCAGATGAACACATGTGCTAGCACATCCAAAGAATAAAGAGGTAGACAGAGAATTTACATTTCACTGATCTACTTTGCAGCAGTACATCAAATATTTGTCTAAAACAGCCTTCTTCAGAGCCTGGGGAAGAGATTATGGCTACATTCTATATGACTATCAATACTGTAGGAAATAAAATAGGACACTGCGTTTCTTTGCCCTCTGTGTAAATGTCTTATAGTGGAGTATCAGTGAGAAGGTCCTGCTCACATTAAAGAAGTAATGCGGCCATCATGAGTGAGCTGTATGGCTTCCACATGATATCACATGATATCAGTTCTATTCAACCACGTAAGAATAGAACTAACGTTAGTGTGTATTGTAGAACTAGTTTTGACTAGTTTGGACTGTGCTTATTACATAGGCCATATGTTGATTTCTCAGAAAGGAGTGTACAAagcaactacacacacacaagagtatAAGAGACTAACAATCCTACCTTTTGGTCAGAGAATATCCTGTAGCCTACTGAAGTGTATGTGCTTGTAAGGTTTTCTctccatgcatgtctgaataaagaatccacagaagacttctGAAACATTGCTCATTTATTTTGACCCACAAtagagacaagaaagaaagaaagatgaaattCTTAAActatttttaattgaatttaatttttttatttttaactaactaagttttttttattgaaaatcaaAAAATCATGGCATTTCATACAAAATCAAACGCATGGGTGTGGAGCTACTTTTCTCATAATTTCTCCCTGAAAACACATTGGAGAATCAtttttataattgatttttaCTTGAGTCTATCTGGCCCCTTAGTGCAAATGTGAACGTGATCATGGGaacctactgtatatttacaCTAGCGTTTTTGTGAAAACTGATAAAATCAGAGAGCCCTTGTGACTAACTACTAAAAATAGTATGATACAGAAATGGCTGTATCTGAAAAACTACAAGGAGTTTTATCAAATGCTTGGTGCCGTTGGATTCAGAACAAATTGAATTTCAAGAATATGTGCTTTGATCTGGTATAAATATGAAGCATCGtgttagttcaggcaggacacGGAAGTCACGTGTTGCTAGTCATCTACCAGCTGATCGCCGTGCACACCAATCATAATCCATTCTCATaacaaggcggtctatttaaatgGCCTCCTCCTACACTGATTCTTGCTTCTCAACTGCTGCACACTCTGCTGCTCGGTGAAGctttacctccacctccccagcctccacctGTTACAGTCTATGCAGTTGAGCCCGCCGTGGCTCTTAAAGTGTCAACACTGCTGAGTGTTGCTGCTCTGGCTCTGCTCTGTCTACTTCCATGGGGGGATTTGCATGGCACCCCTGCTGTACCTTCagcatgcttgctgggtaaGCAGGGAGCTGATAGAGCAGAGCCATAATCGCCAAACATAACTGTATGTATAGCCACATGTCTTGACAGTTCTCTGCAAATTTCGTGTTTTTACCTCTAACAGAAAAAAAGCTGTGGAGCATTTCCTTAACATACTAAATTTACTAGTTAGTCATTAATGGGGTAATAACCTTTTCTAGGTCACTGTAAGATAAGAGCGGTTTGATCTTGGCAATATTTCTGAGCTGGAAGAAACACGATTGGACCATTCTCTTAATCTGCTCTTCAAAAGTTAAATCCGAATCAGAAACAACACCTAGATTTTTAGCATAAGGTTTCATGACATTTGCCGACAGATGGCCCAATTTAGTTTTTTTAGTGGACTAACAGAGTTTTGTGgaccaaacaaaaccacttCAGACTTGCTCTCATTTAGctgtaaaaaatatttgagacATCCAACACTTGATGTCAGAGAGGCACTGATTCAGAATGGTGAGGCTCCTGGTGTAATTTGGTTTCACGGGGAGATACAATTGTGTATCATCTGTATAACAGTGGAAAGAAACATCATATTTCTGAATTATGTGGCCAAGGGGGAGCATATACAAACTGAAGAGAATTGGACCAAGGACAGGACCTTGGGGAACACCACATGTAATATGTGCTGTAGAGGATGAGGTGCTATA
The Centroberyx gerrardi isolate f3 chromosome 12, fCenGer3.hap1.cur.20231027, whole genome shotgun sequence genome window above contains:
- the LOC139914923 gene encoding serum amyloid P-component-like translates to MEKFLLLMVMFATCYAAPQDLSGKVFVFPRETSTAHVKLLTSRNKFNSVTACLRFFTDLSRNYGLFSLATPAHSNDFVLFKINSEDVIRMHARDGGTDFLALSLERNTWHSLCATWTSDTGVAQLWVDGKPTVKRFIHSGQPITGAPITILGQEQDSYGGGFDATQSFIGMLSDVHMWDYVLSPSEIQRYVDDMNFTPGNIFNWRALEFQITGQILVEEKQESRIQQ
- the LOC139914922 gene encoding C-reactive protein-like, with the translated sequence MEKLLLLMVLFATCYAAPQDLSGKVFVFPKQTSTAHVKLLTNKSKFNSVTACLRFFTDLSRQYSLFSLATPSHSNDFLIFKINSKDEIDASVRGKNARFLAVSLERNAWHSMCATWTSDTGVAQLWVDGKPTVKRFIHSGRPITGRPITILGQEQDSHGGKFDAQQSFIGMISEVHMWDYVLSPSEIQLYMSSDHFIPGNVFNWRELEFEIIGLVLVEDEHGT